In Triticum aestivum cultivar Chinese Spring chromosome 5B, IWGSC CS RefSeq v2.1, whole genome shotgun sequence, the following proteins share a genomic window:
- the LOC123117538 gene encoding uncharacterized protein, translating into MAFDVMSSWSFVQASSSSAWRLVLSRGELPWWKSTAGGRSGDSSPNKLESFPDLEDLRRLVPFVRRCRGDGDRKWKRWSASLFRLGLCIFSSVLGVELRRPLELPVSDASPVTFLAEGRPCEAMLASFLPPGLMPFERQLFNFNMESSSSIFVRRWSSGGPVIPSGHVPGDGRTGSTLELSIGPDCNLNHWDGVLLVSFRDYDVISFSFESWYELCTAAADS; encoded by the coding sequence ATGGCGTTTGACGTGATGTCGAGTTGGAGCTTCGTCCAGGCGTCCTCGAGCAGCGCCTGGCGGCTGGTTCTCTCCCGAGGTGAGCTTCCATGGTGGAAGTCGACAGCGGGTGGTAGATCTGGTGATAGCTCCCCTAATAAGCTCGAATCTTTCCCTGATCTGGAGGATCTCCGTCGCCTTGTTCCATTTGTTCGTCGCTGTCGTGGAGATGGGGACAGAAAGTGGAAGAGGTGGAGCGCAAGTTTGTTTCGATTAGGTTTGTGCATATTCTCATCGGTGCTTGGAGTGGAGCTACGGCGCCCACTGGAGCTGCCGGTCTCCGACGCCTCCCCGGTGACCTTTCTGGCCGAAGGGCGGCCTTGTGAAGCCATGCTGGCTTCGTTTCTTCCTCCTGGCTTGATGCCATTTGAGAGGCAGCTGTTCAACTTCAACATGGAGTCCTCTTCTTCCATCTTTGTCCGGAGATGGAGTAGTGGCGGTCCGGTGATCCCAAGTGGTCACGTCCCCGGTGATGGCCGGACTGGATCTACGCTGGAGTTGAGCATTGGACCCGATTGTAATCTTAATCATTGGGATGGGGTCCTCCTTGTTAGTTTCAGGGACTATGATGTAATTTCCTTTTCTTTTGAGTCCTGGTATGAGCTCTGTACTGCAGCCGCTGATAGTTAA
- the LOC123115226 gene encoding L-type lectin-domain containing receptor kinase IX.2-like has product MALDQPKQLVSCFLLLLTMVSLSQAKAQQCKSPDSDQDRRTNYTMDNAFEFHLIDKASGRVISFARNSFSNSNVSNTVDLSFLRDLFVSDSYVNNTVALSTFGLWRPLSRVRYELLGSFSVTIVYQPLPDQSLSGLAFLIIPFSERTDLVYGANSSLAKQLVASDVGSLHLLKPTSGSAPVSGSSVSASARIGALANLTARRYDSSVMVVDINIDQVAAAMSSYSVWIDYDRVGRSLSVYVDFAGKPKPNKTIVETHNISNLDSPFFYFGLLSTTQQRLRAGDITWSATVDDLPPPVYYPNKGGFLTKKVTILFSVFGSVAAAAAMAAAVACYLNSMYRRWHKDLVQLAKSMERLPGVPTKVDFADINKATRNFHDDMKLGGGGFGTVYRCTLPPAASKMERQMDVAIKRFTRDVQNRRYDDFLAEVSIINRLRHKNIVPLIGWSYNKGVPLLVFEFMRNGSLDQHLFHRGGGGTRQRNTDGAIRQWATRYEIIRGVATGLHYVHHEYEPMVLHRDIKASNIMLDSSFQARLGDFGLACTVSVDRNSVTGMGGTWGYIAPEYPVSRKATRRTDIYALGVLILEVVTGLRALADHEVVDDDDMHITDRVWRLYREGRLLECVDAMLTDGSTPDDEEQLDTTDDVERLLLLGLACSNPNPSDRPTMPDVVRVIAKSAPPPQVPPQKPRFVWPPQEEGRSVTSDGGGSTGTSMMSNLDNSMASATEGHASF; this is encoded by the exons ATGGCGTTAGATCAGCCCAAGCAGCTTGTCTCATGTTTTCTCCTCCTGTTGACCATGGTGTCCTTGTCCCAGGCGAAGGCGCAGCAGTGCAAAAGCCCTGATTCCGACCAGGATCGGAGGACAAACTACACCATGGACAATGCCTTCGAATTCCATCTGATCGACAAAGCATCCGGCAGGGTCATCAGCTTCGCCCGTAACTCCTTCTCCAACTCCAATGTGAGTAACACGGTTGACCTCAGCTTCCTCCGTGACCTCTTCGTGTCTGATTCCTATGTGAACAATACAGTAGCGTTGTCCACCTTCGGTCTATGGCGACCTCTCTCGCGTGTTCGCTACGAGCTGCTGGGGTCGTTCAGCGTCACCATCGTCTATCAGCCGCTGCCGGACCAGAGCCTTAGTGGCCTCGCCTTCCTCATCATCCCTTTCTCCGAGCGAACGGATCTCGTGTACGGGGCAAATAGCTCCTTGGCGAAGCAGCTGGTGGCCAGCGATGTCGGCTCGCTCCACCTTTTGAAACCTACATCTGGAAGCGCTCCCGTCTCCGGTAGCTCCGTCTCCGCCTCCGCCAGGATTGGTGCGCTGGCTAACCTCACGGCCAGAAGGTACGATAGTAGCGTCATGGTTGTCGATATCAACATCGATCAGGTGGCAGCTGCCATGTCTAGCTATTCGGTGTGGATCGACTACGACCGTGTGGGGCGTAGCCTGTCGGTCTACGTGGACTTTGCAGGCAAGCCCAAGCCTAACAAAACCATAGTTGAGACGCACAACATCAGCAACCTGGATTCCCCATTCTTCTATTTTGGCCTCCTCTCCACCACCCAGCAGCGGCTTCGGGCTGGAGACATCACATGGAGCGCAACCGTCGACGACCTCCCTCCCCCTGTCTACTACCCCAACAAAGGCGGCTTCCTAACAAAGAAAGTAACCATCCTGTTCTCAGTCTTTGGGTCCGTAGCCGCTGCAGCCGCGATGGCTGCCGCCGTGGCATGCTACTTAAACTCGATGTACCGGCGGTGGCACAAGGACCTGGTCCAGCTCGCCAAATCCATGGAGCGCCTCCCTGGAGTCCCAACCAAGGTCGACTTCGCCGACATCAACAAGGCCACCCGCAACTTCCATGACGACATGAAGCTTGGTGGAGGCGGGTTTGGCACCGTCTATAGATGCACGCTTCCCCCCGCCGCTTCCAAAATGGAGCGACAGATGGACGTTGCCATCAAAAGGTTTACGCGCGATGTGCAGAACCGCCGCTACGACGACTTCCTCGCCGAGGTCAGCATCATCAACCGGCTGCGCCACAAGAACATCGTCCCCCTCATCG GGTGGTCATACAACAAAGGAGTACCGCTGCTTGTGTTCGAGTTCATGAGAAACGGTAGCCTAGACCAACATCTCTTCCACAGAGGTGGCGGCGGCACCAGACAGCGGAACACTGATGGCGCCATCCGGCAATGGGCAACCCGCTATGAGATCATCAGGGGCGTAGCCACCGGCCTGCACTATGTCCACCACGAGTACGAGCCCATGGTGCTTCACCGTGACATCAAGGCAAGCAACATCATGCTGGACTCGAGCTTCCAGGCCCGTCTTGGTGACTTCGGCCTGGCCTGCACTGTCTCCGTCGACAGGAACTCCGTCACCGGCATGGGTGGCACCTGGGGCTACATCGCTCCAGAGTACCCGGTTAGCCGCAAGGCGACGCGGCGGACTGATATCTATGCGCTTGGGGTGCTCATCCTCGAGGTTGTCACTGGGCTGCGGGCATTGGCTGACCACGAGGTGGTGGATGACGATGACATGCATATCACCGATAGGGTGTGGCGTCTTTACCGTGAGGGAAGGCTACTGGAGTGTGTTGATGCCATGTTGACTGATGGTTCTACTCCGGACGACGAGGAGCAGCTAGATACTACTGACGATGTGGAACGCTTGCTGCTCCTAGGCCTGGCGTGTAGCAACCCAAACCCGTCAGACCGGCCAACCATGCCTGATGTGGTGCGGGTCATCGCCAAGTCGGCACCGCCACCACAGGTGCCTCCTCAAAAGCCAAGATTCGTGTGGCCACCGCAGGAAGAGGGACGTTCAGTGACCTCCGATGGTGGTGGTAGCACGGGTACATCGATGATGAGTAATCTCGACAATAGTATGGCAAGCGCCACCGAAGGACATGCCTCATTTTAA